Genomic DNA from Phycisphaerae bacterium:
GTACGTTTCCGGCTCCGCAGTCGGGCGCCCACCCTGGTCGCCGGCGTGCTTACATTTGTCATCATCTACGGTCTATACGCGGTCTTCGGCCACCTCAACATTGGCCATCGCCATTTGCTCCCGCTCTACCCGCTGCTATTCGCACTCGCCAGCGCGACCACGCTGTCGGCGGCGTCCCCCCTCCGCGAGAGGACGTCTGGCAGCAATCCCCTCCCTCCCGGGGAGAGGGCAGCGGGACGGTCAGAATCCGGTACCTCCAGCCAGCGCCCCGCCGCGCCGCTGAACCCAAGCGACCTCGCAAGGGCTCGCATCGGATGGGGTCTCATCGGCTTCGCGCTCCTCTGGCTCCTCATCGCCAACCTGCAGATCTACCCCCACTACCTCGCCTACTTCAACGAGCTGATCGGCGGCCCCGCCCACGCCTCCGCGTACCTCGCCGACAGCAATCTCGACTGGGGCCAGGACCTGCTGCGCCTCGCCGACTACGCCCGCGCGCATCCGGACGAGCAGGTCAAGCTCGCCTACTTCGGCAGCGCCGTTCCCACGCGCTACTTGTCCTGCACGGCACTGCCCAGCTGCATGGACTTCACGCCCCGCGCCGACCTCTCGCCGGGCACGTACGTCGTCAGCATCACGCAGCTCCTGGGCGTCTACGACCCGGAGATCCGCCCCGGTTTCTGGAACGACGTCACTCGCACCGCCTACGCCAGACTCGGCGAGCTCGCCGCCGCCGGCACCGATGCCGCACAACGTGCCGAAGCCCAGCGCGAATACGGGGACCTGCGCGCCAAACGACTGATAAGTCGCTTGCGCGAACGCCCGCCCGATGCGCGCGTCGGCTACTCGTTATTCATTTACCAACTGGATACCGACCACATCGCCAGACTTACCGAGCCCTGAGCGCCGCACGTCCGGAAAAACACCGATCGCGCCACCACAGTTCGCGCGCGCCCGGTCGGGGCATATTGATCCAAACCTCCCAGTTTGCCCATCCCGCCGGACGCTTTGAACCATCTAGCAAGTGGGGAAGGTGAGCCCGTGTGGCGAGGTACTCCACATGGTTAGTGTGTGCGCACGGATCGGAACGCTGCTTGCACTGGCCCTCGGGGGCGTGGCTCTGACGGGCGGCTGCGGTGCCCTCCCGGCCGATTGGGGCGATCCCGCATCCTGGACGGCCGCCGGCATTTGGTCCGGCCAGGCCACAGGCGACGTCGGGGACGATGGCTCATCAACGGCCGGTGCGGACACCGCGGACACGGACGGCGAATTCCTCACGGTGGTATCCGGCACCGAGCAGATCCGCGTGCTCGTACAAGCCGGTGACGACCAGGTAGTCAACGCGGGTGCCCACGTCGTGCTGGACGGCTCAGCAACGCGCAGTGGAGCACCCATGGAGTTACAGTACTACTGGTCGCAACTCGACGGGCCGGCGGTGACCCTCGACGCGCCGGAGTCATTGCGGCCTAACTTTCGAGCCCCGGCGGCCACGGCAGACCTGACGCTGATTTTTGAACTGCGGGTCTCGCTCGGCACGCAATCTGCGCGCGATACGGTGGCAATCACGGTCCTCGGCTCAGGAGAGCCAGATTCTCCGCCCGGCGATGGCGTCTCCCCCGGAGAGGAACCTCCCCCACCAGGGGATTCGTACCCCCCGCCACCTGCATTCGAGCCACCGGTGGCCTACGCTGCGGACTGGGGCTTCGACCCGGAGGATTCGACGGAGTACATCCAGGCGGCGATCAATTCCGGCGCGCGGACGGTCGTGATCCAGAACATGGGCGCCGATTGGGTGGTGGAGCCGATCACGCTCGTGAGTAACCAACTAATTGTCTTCGAGCCGGGTGTCGTGGTCGTTGCCAAGCCGGGCTCGTTCCACCAGTTATACGACTGCCTCTTCACGGGAAGCGCAGTCAGCAATGTAACGGTCCACGGCTACGGTGCGACGCTGCGCATGCGGAAAGAGGATTACGCCGGGCCCAACTACGCGTTCAGCCAGTGGCGGAGTTGCCTGGCGTTCAGCGGCCCCGTGAATCTCGCGATTCGCGGCCTGCGCTGTGAGAAGTCCGGCGGCGACGGCATCTGGATCCGCTACCGCTATGACGCGTACGGTCGGCGCTTCCCCGCCGAGAATGTGGAGATAACGGACTGCGTGTGCGACCAGAATTACCGCCAGGGTATCAGCATCACTGGCATTCGAACGCTCCGAATCAATAACTGCGTGCTAAGCAATTCGAGTGGCAGCCCGCCGCAGTCAGGCCTCGACATCGAGACGGATTTCGAGGACGGTGAGCTGTCCGACATTGTGGTCAGCAATTGCGTGGCGCAGAACAACGCTGGCTACGGTTTCTTTGTGCAGACCAAGAGCATGACCACGGCCGCGCCACCGTTTTCTGTTCTCCTCCAAGACTGTTACGCCACTGGGAATCTGAGCGGCGGCCTCGGCGCGATGACCACCGCTGCGGGCCCCGCCGGACTGGTGGAATTTCGTAACTGCGTCATCGACGGCGGCGGGGCACCGGGAATCAATGCGCGTTGGGGCGGAGCCCTGAGCCAGGTGCGCTTCACGGAGTGCATCGTGCAGAATATTGGTGGGGCAGTGCCGCTGACCGGCGTTCCGGTCAACGTGGCGATGCCGCGCGTGTCCGAACTCAGCCCGGACGGTCGGGTCCAGTTCATTGACTGCACCGTGTATGACACCGGAAATCGGCACTTCATGGGGCTGGGCCCCGAGGCCGAAGAAGGCATTTACGACATCCGCGGCACGATCGACGTGTACAACTCGCTTGACTATCCCGGGCGCTGGTACGACGTGGAGGAATACCCCGGCTTGAGCGTGACCTACCATGCGTACCCCTGAGGTGCGCGACACGCCGCCCCCGCAGCCTAACGCCCCGTATGCCCAAACCC
This window encodes:
- a CDS encoding right-handed parallel beta-helix repeat-containing protein is translated as MVSVCARIGTLLALALGGVALTGGCGALPADWGDPASWTAAGIWSGQATGDVGDDGSSTAGADTADTDGEFLTVVSGTEQIRVLVQAGDDQVVNAGAHVVLDGSATRSGAPMELQYYWSQLDGPAVTLDAPESLRPNFRAPAATADLTLIFELRVSLGTQSARDTVAITVLGSGEPDSPPGDGVSPGEEPPPPGDSYPPPPAFEPPVAYAADWGFDPEDSTEYIQAAINSGARTVVIQNMGADWVVEPITLVSNQLIVFEPGVVVVAKPGSFHQLYDCLFTGSAVSNVTVHGYGATLRMRKEDYAGPNYAFSQWRSCLAFSGPVNLAIRGLRCEKSGGDGIWIRYRYDAYGRRFPAENVEITDCVCDQNYRQGISITGIRTLRINNCVLSNSSGSPPQSGLDIETDFEDGELSDIVVSNCVAQNNAGYGFFVQTKSMTTAAPPFSVLLQDCYATGNLSGGLGAMTTAAGPAGLVEFRNCVIDGGGAPGINARWGGALSQVRFTECIVQNIGGAVPLTGVPVNVAMPRVSELSPDGRVQFIDCTVYDTGNRHFMGLGPEAEEGIYDIRGTIDVYNSLDYPGRWYDVEEYPGLSVTYHAYP